The DNA segment GATGCGATCTTTGATTTTCTCGAGATCGTAGTGATCTTCGTCGAGGATGCGCCGCGCCGCGGTAATATCCATATGGTCGGTCGTTTCGTTCTTCCACGGCAACGTCACGAGCCAATCGAGGTACGTGCGGATCACGCTGAACTCAGGACTCGCCTGCGGCACTTTGGAAAGACGGTCGAGCTCGCGATCCGCCGATTTCTTGACTTCCTCGGGCATCTGCGCGGCATCGATCTTTTCGCGCAGCTCGTTGGTTTCGGCTTGCTGCGGATCGACTTCGCCGAGCTCTTCCTGAATCGCGCGCAGCTGTTGGCGCAGGTAGAACTCGCGCTGGTTCTTTTCCATCTCGCGCTGGATGTCGCTCTGAATCTTGTGACCCAGCTCGACGACCTCGAGCTCTTTGGTGAGCAAGAGGGTCAGCTTGCGCATGCGCTTGGCGGTGTCGCGCTCTTCGAGCAGCGCTTGCCGATCGGACGTCTCGAGCCGCATCGTCGACGCGACGAAGTAGGTCAGCACCGCGGGATCGGTGATGTTCTGAACGTCCATCTCCATCTCGCGCGGAGCTTGCGGCAGGTACGAGAGCAATTTCGAGAATAGGCCTGCCAGATTGCGCTGCATCGCGACGAGCTGCTCGTTCTCGACGGTCACGTCGGGCAGCTCCGCGTAGGCCGCAACCATATAGGGCGATACTTGCGTGAACTGCTCGATCTTGAAGACGCTCTGTCCGGCCACGATGCATCGCAGCGTGCCGTCGGGAACCTTCAACATCTTCTGAATGATGCCGATCGTGCCGACGCGTTGAACGTCGTCGGGGCCGGGATTGTCGACGTCGCGATCCTTGAGCACGGTCAGGCCGATCGGCTTGCCCTCGCGAAGCGCTTCCTCGACGAGTTGAATGCCCGGCTTCTTGACGACGGCCAGCGGAATGACGGTGTGCGGAAACAGCACCGCTTCCTGCAGCGGCAGAATGCCGATCAAGTTGGCGGGAACGATTTTCGATTCTGATTTGCTGGGCATGCGATTAGGAATGTGTCCTCTTTACCAGGATATGGAGCTCCGTCCGCATCGTGGGGCGGTAAGCGGTCGCTGAGATCGGCAATGCGACGACGAGAAAACCGCCGTCGTAGCTTGCCGCAACGCCTTCGTATTCCACTGCCACCGGGAGCGCGATGCGCTTGACGAAATCGCCGTAGACGATCTCTTTTTGCGCGAACGAGCCGCGCCGCAAACGAATCGCTTCGAGCCTGCGCCCGGCGATGAACAGACGCTGGTCTTCCACGCCGATTCGCAGCGAATCGGCGTCGGCGCCGGCGATCTCGACGACCGCCACGACGCGGCCGCCGTCTTCGTCGACGAACACGTCGGCGTTGGGTTCGAAAGTGCCCGCACGGGCCCGCAATACGAAATCCATGATGTGTCTTGAGCCTTAGACCCCTTATCTTAGCACTCGGATGCGCCGGGTGCTAATGCGGGCTGTCCTTTCCCTATATCTGGGGGTCGGGGAGCGCCCGCCCGGCCGGCCAGACCACGCATGGCTCCAGCTCGATCCGCAGCGTCTCGAGCGCCGTCGCGACGATCTGGACCTTGAAGAACTGGTTGTACTTGGTCGCGACGCCATGGATCATCTGCGGCGGGAACTGGCTGACGTTGGCCCCCGGCACGTGCGTGGAGGAGAGGACCTGATTCATCTGACCGGCGGCCGCGCCGGACATGTAGGCCTGGGTCCGCTGCCCGAGCCACGTCGACCCGTCCTGGAGCGTGTAGAGAAACCCAATGGTCTCACCGGGCATCATCGAGGCCGTGGACACGACCTTGTCGATTCGGACGATCTGGTTGGCGCGCGTTACGGGCTGCTGGAGCACGCGGGGTACCGGCCGCGATGAGTCCAGGCACGGCCCGGTTCCGAGGGGCTCGAGTGCCGAGCCAGGGGCGGGTTGTGCCGCCGGCGCCTGCGCGAGCGTAATGGCCGCAAGAAGAATCGCTGCAAACATGGCTGACCTCATTCGCAGCCGAAACGCAAACTCCGGTGGACGTCCGCGGCTCGACGTCGGAGTTCGGCGATCGATCGAAGCCTCCGATCCTCTTTCTCCACGGTATCCGTTTGGGGCGCGAGATTTGGACGCCTCACGCGCGTGCGCTGGCGTCGCGATATCACGTCGTCACTTCGGACTTGCCCGGGCACGGCCGGTTGGCGGGGATACCGTTCACACAGGATAGCGTCAACGCGCTGCTCGAGCACGTGATAAACGACGTCGTCGCAGCACCGCCGCTCATCGTGGGCTACTCGCTGGGCGGTTACGTAGCGATGCGTTTTGCCTCGCGTTCGCCCGAACGTACCGCGGGCTTGCTGCTCGCCGGCTGCACGCTCGATTTCGAAGGCTGGAAGTGGTGGCCTTATGACGCAAGCGTCAAGTTCACGGCGATGCTCCCGCGTCCGCTCTACGACGCCTTCGTGCACACGGCGCTGACGCTAACGCTTCCCCGCCAATGGGTGGACGTCGTCGAAGCGATTCCGTTCGACCGCGACGTCTTCAGCCAAACGAGCGCGATCGTCCGCGAGGGCAGTCACGCACTGGAAGCGATATCGAGCTACCGGAAACCGGTGCTCATCGTCAACGGAGAGTACGACTTCGCGTTCCGCTCCGACGAGCGGCGCTTCTTACACCGGCTGCCGCAAGCGCGGCTGCGCATCATCCATGGGGTCGATCATACCGGACCTTTGAGACGGGTCGAGGAGTTCACCGGGATCGTCGACGGCTTCGCGAAGAACGTTCTGCATGCCTAAACTTCTGCGGAGACTCGGCGCACGGGACGCCGCGCTGATCGTGATGGGCGGCATCATCGGGTCGGGCATCTTTCGCAACCCGTCGGTCGTTGCGAAGTTCGCGCCCAGCGGCGTCGTCATCATGGCCATCTGGGCGATCGGCGGCGGCATCGCGCTGCTCGGCGGCGGCGTCTTTGCCGAACTCGCGGCACGGCGCCCGCACGACGGCGGCCTGTACGCCTATATGCGCGATGCGTTTCATCCGGTGATCGCGTTCATGTACGGTTGGACCTTGCTGCTCGTCTCGCAGAGCGGCGGCATGGCAGCGGCGGCGGTGACGTTCGCAGGGTACGTAACGCCGTGGTTCGGTTTCCACGCGACCGAAACCGTTGCCGAGCGCGTTCTCGCGTTGGCGGCGATCGGCATTTTCACGATCGTCAACGCGCTGGGCGTGCGCCAGGGCACCAATGCACAGAACGCGTTCATGGTGCTCAAGATCGCGGCAATCGCCGGTTTCGTCGCGGTCGGCCTATTCGCGCCGCACGCGCCGGCCGCGGCCGCGACCGCGTCGAGCGGGTTCGTCGGCGGGAGCGTTATCGCGGCGATGGGCCTCGCGATGGTTCCGGTGCTCTTTTCGTATAGCGGTTGGCAAACGTCGAGCTTCATGTCGGCCGAGTTGAAGGATCCGCACATCACGTTGCCGCGCGGCATGATTATCGGCGTCGTTACCGTCGTCGTGCTGTACCTCGCGGTGAACGCGGTTTGCGTTCGCGCGCTCGGCGTCGAGAATCTCGCCGCCACCAACGCGCCGGCAACCGCGATCGCACAACTGGCCTTCGGGCAATCGGGTGCGGTGATCATTACGATCGTGGTCGCGCTGTCCACGCTTGGATTCTTGAGCAATCAAATCCTGACGTCGCCGCGCGTCTATTTTCAGATGGCTGCCGACGGCACGTTCTTCAAGCAGCTCGCAAACGTTTCGGCACGTACGCACGTCCCGGTGCTCGCCATCGTCGCGCAAGGCGTCGTGGCCGCAATCATCACCCTGTCGGGCGCCTACGATCAGATTCTCAACTACGTCACGACCGTCGACTATATTTTCTTCGGCCTCTCCGCGATCGCGCTGA comes from the Candidatus Baltobacteraceae bacterium genome and includes:
- a CDS encoding amino acid permease is translated as MPKLLRRLGARDAALIVMGGIIGSGIFRNPSVVAKFAPSGVVIMAIWAIGGGIALLGGGVFAELAARRPHDGGLYAYMRDAFHPVIAFMYGWTLLLVSQSGGMAAAAVTFAGYVTPWFGFHATETVAERVLALAAIGIFTIVNALGVRQGTNAQNAFMVLKIAAIAGFVAVGLFAPHAPAAAATASSGFVGGSVIAAMGLAMVPVLFSYSGWQTSSFMSAELKDPHITLPRGMIIGVVTVVVLYLAVNAVCVRALGVENLAATNAPATAIAQLAFGQSGAVIITIVVALSTLGFLSNQILTSPRVYFQMAADGTFFKQLANVSARTHVPVLAIVAQGVVAAIITLSGAYDQILNYVTTVDYIFFGLSAIALIVFRNRDKIAGAPKPFYVIPGHPYSTVLFLAIAWTIVGDVLIKSPGPTLVGLAILVSGIPVYWLFTRRNAERPAT
- a CDS encoding Hsp20/alpha crystallin family protein; this encodes MDFVLRARAGTFEPNADVFVDEDGGRVVAVVEIAGADADSLRIGVEDQRLFIAGRRLEAIRLRRGSFAQKEIVYGDFVKRIALPVAVEYEGVAASYDGGFLVVALPISATAYRPTMRTELHILVKRTHS
- a CDS encoding alpha/beta hydrolase; translated protein: MDVRGSTSEFGDRSKPPILFLHGIRLGREIWTPHARALASRYHVVTSDLPGHGRLAGIPFTQDSVNALLEHVINDVVAAPPLIVGYSLGGYVAMRFASRSPERTAGLLLAGCTLDFEGWKWWPYDASVKFTAMLPRPLYDAFVHTALTLTLPRQWVDVVEAIPFDRDVFSQTSAIVREGSHALEAISSYRKPVLIVNGEYDFAFRSDERRFLHRLPQARLRIIHGVDHTGPLRRVEEFTGIVDGFAKNVLHA